One stretch of Salmo trutta chromosome 7, fSalTru1.1, whole genome shotgun sequence DNA includes these proteins:
- the LOC115196721 gene encoding ADP-ribosylation factor 4 yields the protein MGLLISSVFTRLFGKKQMRILMVGLDAAGKTTILYKLKLGEIVTTIPTIGFNVETVEYKNICFTVWDVGGQDKIRPLWRHYFQNTQGLIFVVDSNDRERVAESAEELSKMLQEDELREAVLLVFANKQDLPNAMAVSDLTDKLGLQSLRSRVWHVQATCATQGTGLYEGLDWLSNELSKQ from the exons ATGGGGCTCCTAATCTCGTCAGTTTTCACCAGACTGTTCGGCAAGAAACAGATGAGAATACTTATGG TGGGTTTGGATGCTGCAGGGAAAACGACTATCTTGTACAAACTGAAGCTGGGAGAAATAGTGACTACCATTCCAACTATCg GCTTTAACGTGGAGACGGTGGAGTATAAGAACATCTGCTTCACGGTATGGGATGTGGGTGGTCAGGACAAGATCAGACCCCTCTGGAGACACTACTTCCAGAacacacag GGTCTGATCTTTGTGGTAGATAgcaacgacagagagagagtggctgaGTCTGCAGAGGAGCTCTCTAAAATG cTCCAGGAGGATGAGTTGAGAGAAGCAGTGTTGCTGGTGTTTGCTAACAAGCAGGACCTTCCCAATGCTATGGCCGTCAGCGACCTTACAGACAAACTGGGACTGCAGAGCCTCCGCAGCAGAGTG TGGCACGTGCAGGCGACCTGTGCGACCCAGGGCACAGGACTGTATGAAGGACTGGACTGGCTTTCCAACGAGCTGTCCAAGCAATAA